One genomic region from Streptomyces venezuelae encodes:
- a CDS encoding NAD-dependent epimerase/dehydratase family protein gives MGPRVLITGTTGFVGSRVAALAAARPETGHLRLLTRGPLPPATASATAPETPTETVTGDLRDADSLRRACEGADVLIHCASAIGADEELARSVNDQGARALVDAAVRAGVTRIVALSTASVHGRGPFRAAAPGTLPLAPGSATSRTRAAGERYVLDAGGAVLRPHLVYGAGDRQVVPGLVRLLDALPGPLDAGTSLHSLIDVESLAGALLGAALSPRTEAGAYYVNHPEPVPVAELLAPCEELLAGRAGRESRSRAAAVDLAEAHELLAGHPFGRHHLAMLATDHWFADDRPWGELGCDPGPGFTAGFAAHAQWYRNLLAPS, from the coding sequence ATGGGTCCCCGCGTTCTGATCACCGGCACGACCGGCTTCGTCGGCAGCCGGGTCGCCGCGCTGGCCGCGGCCCGTCCGGAGACCGGCCACCTCCGGCTGCTCACCCGCGGCCCGCTGCCGCCCGCGACGGCGTCCGCGACGGCGCCCGAGACGCCGACCGAGACCGTCACGGGTGACCTCCGCGACGCCGACTCCCTGCGCCGGGCCTGCGAGGGTGCCGACGTGCTGATCCACTGCGCCTCGGCGATCGGCGCGGACGAGGAGCTGGCCCGCAGCGTCAACGACCAGGGCGCCCGAGCCCTCGTCGACGCGGCCGTACGCGCCGGCGTGACCCGGATCGTCGCCCTGAGCACCGCCTCCGTCCACGGCCGCGGCCCCTTCCGTGCCGCCGCCCCCGGCACCCTGCCGCTGGCCCCCGGTTCGGCGACCAGCCGCACCCGGGCGGCGGGCGAGCGGTACGTCCTGGACGCGGGCGGGGCCGTACTGCGACCCCACCTCGTGTACGGAGCGGGCGACCGGCAGGTGGTTCCCGGCCTGGTCCGCCTGCTCGACGCGCTGCCCGGCCCGCTCGACGCGGGCACCTCGCTGCACTCCCTGATCGATGTGGAGAGCCTGGCGGGCGCCCTGCTCGGCGCGGCGCTCTCGCCGCGGACGGAGGCGGGCGCGTACTACGTCAACCACCCCGAGCCGGTGCCGGTCGCGGAGCTGCTCGCGCCCTGCGAGGAGCTCCTGGCCGGGCGGGCGGGCCGGGAGAGCCGGTCCCGGGCGGCGGCGGTCGACCTCGCGGAGGCCCACGAGCTGCTCGCCGGCCACCCCTTCGGCCGGCACCACCTGGCCATGCTCGCCACCGACCACTGGTTCGCCGACGACCGCCCCTGGGGGGAGCTCGGCTGCGACCCGGGACCGGGCTTCACCGCCGGCTTCGCGGCCCACGCGCAGTGGTACCGGAATCTTCTCGCCCCTTCCTGA
- a CDS encoding acyl-CoA dehydrogenase family protein produces MGKDFDLYRPSEEHDMLRESVRALAEAKIAPFAAAVDEEHRFPQEALDALVANDLHAVHVPEAYGGAGADALATVIVIEEVARVCGSSSLIPAVNKLGSLPVVLSGSEELKAKYLGPLAKGDAMFSYALSEPDAGSDAAGMKTRAVRDGDFWVLNGVKRWITNAGVSEYYTVMAVTDPDKRSKGISAFVVEKSDEGVSFGAPEKKLGIKGSPTREVYLDNVRIPADRMIGAEGTGFATAMKTLDHTRVTIAAQAIGIAQGALDYAKGYVKERKQFGKPIADFQGVQFMLADMAMKLEAARQLTYAAAAKSERTDADLTFFGAAAKCFASDVAMEVTIDAVQLLGGYGYTRDYPVERMMRDAKITQIYEGTNQVQRIVMARNLP; encoded by the coding sequence ATGGGCAAGGACTTCGACCTGTATCGGCCCTCCGAGGAGCACGACATGCTCCGTGAGTCGGTGCGCGCGCTGGCGGAGGCGAAGATCGCTCCGTTCGCGGCGGCGGTGGACGAGGAGCACCGGTTCCCGCAGGAGGCGCTGGACGCGCTGGTCGCCAACGACCTGCACGCGGTGCACGTGCCGGAGGCGTACGGCGGCGCGGGCGCGGACGCGCTGGCGACGGTGATCGTGATCGAGGAGGTCGCGCGGGTGTGCGGCTCGTCCTCGCTGATCCCGGCGGTGAACAAGCTGGGCTCGCTGCCGGTGGTCCTGTCCGGCTCGGAGGAGCTGAAGGCGAAGTACCTGGGCCCGCTGGCCAAGGGCGACGCGATGTTCTCCTACGCCCTGTCCGAGCCCGACGCGGGCTCCGACGCGGCCGGCATGAAGACCCGCGCGGTGCGCGACGGGGACTTCTGGGTCCTCAACGGCGTCAAGCGGTGGATCACCAACGCCGGCGTCTCGGAGTACTACACGGTGATGGCCGTCACCGACCCCGACAAGCGCTCCAAGGGCATCAGCGCCTTCGTCGTGGAGAAGTCCGACGAGGGCGTCTCCTTCGGCGCCCCGGAGAAGAAGCTCGGCATCAAGGGCTCCCCGACCCGCGAGGTCTACCTCGACAACGTCCGCATCCCCGCCGACCGCATGATCGGCGCCGAGGGCACCGGCTTCGCCACCGCGATGAAGACCCTCGACCACACCCGCGTCACCATCGCCGCCCAGGCCATCGGCATCGCCCAGGGCGCCCTCGACTACGCCAAGGGCTACGTCAAGGAACGCAAGCAGTTCGGCAAGCCCATCGCCGACTTCCAGGGCGTCCAGTTCATGCTCGCCGACATGGCCATGAAGCTCGAGGCCGCCCGCCAGCTCACCTACGCCGCCGCCGCCAAGTCCGAGCGCACCGACGCCGACCTCACCTTCTTCGGCGCCGCCGCCAAGTGCTTCGCCTCCGACGTCGCCATGGAGGTCACCATCGACGCCGTCCAGCTCCTCGGCGGCTACGGCTACACCCGCGACTACCCCGTCGAGCGCATGATGCGCGACGCCAAGATCACCCAGATCTACGAAGGCACCAACCAGGTCCAGCGCATCGTCATGGCCCGCAACCTCCCGTAA
- a CDS encoding ScbR family autoregulator-binding transcription factor, with the protein MAQQARAIKTRRAILEAAATVFAERGYERTTIGEILARAGVTKGALYFHFTSKEDLALGVLDAQMLDEPMSPQPIKLQELADQAFLLAHRLQRDPLVRASVALALDSGATGVDRAAPFKAWIDQVSEILTVAKTRGEILGHVDVSDAAELFSGAYAGIQTMSQILRDRNDLNHRISVLLRYLMPSICTPALLTGLRLNEDRADQLAAEYDASQKRREEQ; encoded by the coding sequence TTGGCGCAGCAAGCGCGTGCAATCAAGACCCGACGGGCCATTCTGGAGGCGGCCGCCACGGTCTTCGCCGAGCGCGGCTACGAGCGGACGACCATCGGGGAGATCCTGGCGCGCGCCGGGGTGACCAAGGGAGCGCTCTACTTCCACTTCACCTCCAAGGAAGACCTCGCCCTCGGTGTACTCGACGCCCAGATGCTCGACGAGCCGATGTCCCCGCAGCCGATCAAGCTCCAGGAACTCGCGGACCAGGCTTTCCTGCTCGCCCACCGGCTCCAGCGCGACCCTCTCGTCCGGGCGAGCGTCGCACTGGCCCTGGACAGCGGTGCCACCGGGGTCGACAGGGCCGCGCCGTTCAAGGCGTGGATCGACCAGGTGTCGGAGATCCTGACCGTCGCGAAGACCCGGGGCGAGATCCTCGGTCACGTGGACGTGTCCGACGCCGCCGAACTCTTCTCCGGCGCGTACGCCGGCATCCAGACGATGTCCCAGATCCTGCGCGATCGCAACGACCTGAACCATCGGATCTCGGTCCTGCTCAGGTACCTCATGCCGAGCATCTGCACGCCGGCCCTACTGACCGGCCTCCGGCTGAACGAGGACCGCGCCGATCAGCTGGCGGCGGAGTACGACGCGAGCCAGAAGCGCCGCGAGGAGCAATAA
- a CDS encoding MFS transporter yields the protein MLSVLRNRTYRRLFTAQVVALAGTGLATVALSLLAYDLAGANASAVLGTALAIKMAAYVGMGPVVGALAGRLPRRTLLVTLDLVRAGVAVSLPFVTQVWQIYVLILLLQTASAAFTPTFQATIPEVLPEERDYTRALSLSRLAYDLESLLSPALAAALLTLVPYDRLFTGTAAGFLLSGVLVRATALPAPAPAARGGGLRARAAFGTRLLLGTPRLRALLALDLAVAAAGATVFVNTVVLVRDTLGRASGDVPLALGVYGAGSMTVALLLPRALDRRPAEPARGRATALWPAHAIRRASVLRRVRVLRSARVLRPAGERTLMLRAAFVLAGGLGLLALGLASTPGGWTWSGLLVVWAVLGAATSAILTPGGRLLRRSARSADLPAVFAARFSLSHAGWLLTYPLAGWLAARAGLAASAAVLTGVALIGALTAARLWPRTDPAALEHAHPELPAGHPHLVAAGGGGRHAHDFHIDELHRRWPRREVAS from the coding sequence ATGCTGTCCGTGCTGCGCAACCGCACCTACCGACGCCTCTTCACCGCCCAGGTCGTCGCCCTCGCCGGCACCGGCCTCGCGACCGTGGCGCTGAGCCTCCTGGCCTACGACCTCGCCGGGGCGAACGCCTCCGCCGTGCTCGGCACCGCCCTCGCGATCAAGATGGCCGCGTACGTCGGCATGGGTCCCGTCGTCGGCGCCCTCGCCGGCCGGCTGCCCCGCCGGACCCTGCTCGTCACCCTGGACCTCGTACGGGCCGGGGTCGCCGTGTCCCTGCCGTTCGTCACCCAGGTGTGGCAGATCTACGTCCTGATCCTGCTCCTCCAGACCGCCTCCGCCGCCTTCACGCCGACCTTCCAGGCGACGATCCCCGAGGTGCTGCCCGAGGAGCGCGACTACACCCGGGCGCTCTCCCTCTCTCGGCTCGCCTACGACCTGGAGAGCCTGCTCAGCCCGGCGCTCGCCGCCGCGCTGCTCACCCTCGTCCCGTACGACCGGCTCTTCACCGGCACCGCCGCCGGTTTTCTCCTCTCGGGCGTCCTGGTCCGCGCGACCGCCCTGCCCGCGCCCGCACCCGCCGCGCGCGGGGGAGGCCTCCGGGCCAGGGCCGCCTTCGGTACGAGGCTCCTCCTCGGCACTCCGCGCCTGCGCGCCCTGCTCGCCCTCGACCTCGCGGTGGCTGCGGCGGGTGCGACGGTGTTCGTCAACACCGTCGTGCTGGTCCGCGACACCCTCGGCCGCGCCTCCGGGGACGTCCCGCTCGCCCTGGGCGTGTACGGAGCGGGCTCGATGACGGTGGCACTCCTCCTCCCGCGTGCCCTGGACCGCCGGCCCGCCGAACCGGCCCGCGGGCGGGCGACCGCCCTCTGGCCGGCGCACGCCATCCGGCGGGCGAGCGTCCTTCGGCGGGTGCGCGTCCTTCGGTCGGCGCGCGTCCTTCGGCCGGCCGGGGAACGGACGCTCATGCTGCGCGCCGCCTTCGTCCTGGCCGGGGGCCTCGGGCTGCTCGCACTCGGGCTCGCGTCGACACCGGGAGGCTGGACCTGGTCCGGGCTGCTCGTGGTCTGGGCGGTCCTCGGCGCGGCGACCTCGGCGATCCTGACGCCCGGCGGCAGGCTGCTGCGCCGCTCCGCGCGGAGCGCCGACCTGCCGGCCGTCTTCGCCGCCCGGTTCTCCCTCTCGCACGCCGGCTGGCTGCTCACCTACCCCCTCGCCGGCTGGCTGGCCGCGCGCGCCGGACTCGCGGCCTCGGCGGCCGTGCTCACCGGGGTCGCCCTGATCGGTGCCCTGACCGCCGCCCGCCTGTGGCCCCGTACCGATCCGGCCGCGCTCGAACACGCCCACCCGGAGCTCCCCGCCGGCCACCCCCATCTCGTGGCGGCGGGCGGCGGCGGCCGCCATGCGCACGACTTCCACATCGACGAACTCCACCGCCGCTGGCCCCGCCGGGAGGTCGCCTCCTAG
- a CDS encoding ScbA/BarX family gamma-butyrolactone biosynthesis protein, with product MDQKWRGVTTHVPGEFVHRADPADIFPTDWTRLTENRFSVSARWPAAHPFFSPVAGDRHDPVLVAETIRQATMLVAHAELGVPLDEQFVMWGLGYTADPEALAVGGRSSDIAVDLVCSDVVRRGSGLRSMRATLVLTRDGRHLATGSALTRCTSALAYRRIRGERLAALGRPVPLIPGVAPQLVGRENSKDVVLGAGARPGQWQLRINTGHSTLFRRPNDHVPGMVLLEAARQAATLATGSSAFLPAVMESSFTRYAELDSPCWIEPQIVRTADPSTTTVLVTGRQDGNEVFRSVLSSPSCGLAVTGGGIRSRLAG from the coding sequence ATGGACCAGAAGTGGCGAGGAGTGACGACGCACGTCCCCGGGGAGTTCGTCCACCGAGCCGATCCCGCGGACATCTTCCCCACGGACTGGACGCGACTGACCGAGAACCGGTTCTCGGTCTCCGCCCGCTGGCCTGCTGCGCATCCCTTCTTCTCTCCGGTGGCGGGGGACCGGCACGACCCTGTCCTGGTGGCCGAGACGATACGCCAGGCCACCATGCTCGTCGCTCATGCCGAGCTGGGGGTACCCCTGGACGAGCAGTTCGTCATGTGGGGTCTCGGTTACACCGCGGACCCCGAGGCGCTCGCCGTGGGCGGCCGCTCCTCGGACATCGCCGTCGACCTCGTCTGCTCCGACGTGGTCCGCCGAGGCAGCGGCCTCCGCAGCATGCGCGCCACTCTGGTGCTCACGCGTGACGGCCGGCACCTCGCCACCGGCAGTGCCCTGACCCGCTGCACGTCCGCCCTCGCCTACCGCCGGATCCGCGGCGAGCGCCTGGCCGCGCTCGGCAGGCCGGTCCCGCTCATACCGGGCGTGGCCCCGCAGCTCGTCGGCCGGGAGAACTCCAAGGACGTCGTCCTGGGCGCGGGTGCCAGGCCCGGCCAGTGGCAGCTGCGGATCAACACCGGGCACAGCACCCTCTTCCGCCGCCCGAACGATCATGTACCGGGCATGGTGCTCCTCGAAGCCGCCCGTCAGGCGGCGACCCTGGCGACCGGGAGCAGCGCGTTCCTGCCCGCCGTCATGGAGTCCTCCTTCACGCGCTACGCCGAGCTCGACAGCCCGTGCTGGATAGAGCCCCAGATCGTGCGCACCGCCGATCCCTCGACGACCACCGTCCTGGTCACCGGCCGGCAGGACGGCAACGAGGTGTTCCGTTCCGTGCTCTCCTCCCCGTCGTGTGGCCTCGCGGTCACCGGTGGCGGCATCCGCAGCCGACTGGCCGGTTGA
- a CDS encoding cold-shock protein has translation MEGRSKGFVQSFNRLGGYGFVVPVGSEEQVWFSAEDIEDETRTLSEGQQVTFVLVLGDGRFEAKELRL, from the coding sequence GTGGAAGGCAGAAGCAAAGGGTTCGTGCAGTCCTTCAACCGTCTCGGCGGGTACGGCTTCGTCGTCCCCGTGGGCTCCGAGGAGCAGGTCTGGTTCAGTGCGGAGGACATCGAGGACGAGACCCGGACGCTCTCCGAGGGCCAGCAGGTCACCTTCGTCCTCGTCCTCGGCGACGGCCGCTTCGAGGCCAAGGAACTGCGCCTCTGA
- a CDS encoding TetR/AcrR family transcriptional regulator, translating to MTRFRESVRSLLREQVLDAAYRLVAADGWGGLRMTAIARAAGISRQTLYNEFGSKEAIGKALVQRELEGFLLGIQRELDAHRGELEAAAAAGVGYTLQQAADNPLIKGVLVAARGGEDDLLAYLTTRPEPVFGTAMTMLDAYAIEAWPDVDEESRGLAVETIVRLTVSHIVQPVASPEESARRIARITARTAYPGRR from the coding sequence ATGACACGTTTCCGCGAGAGCGTCCGATCCCTGCTGCGCGAGCAGGTGCTCGACGCCGCCTACCGCCTTGTCGCCGCCGACGGCTGGGGCGGGCTGCGCATGACCGCCATCGCGCGGGCGGCCGGGATCAGCCGCCAGACGCTCTACAACGAGTTCGGCTCGAAGGAGGCCATCGGCAAGGCCCTGGTCCAGCGCGAGCTGGAGGGCTTCCTGCTCGGCATCCAGCGCGAACTCGACGCCCACCGGGGCGAATTGGAGGCAGCGGCCGCCGCCGGGGTCGGCTACACGCTCCAACAGGCCGCGGACAACCCCCTGATCAAGGGGGTCCTGGTGGCCGCGCGGGGCGGCGAGGACGACCTCCTCGCCTATCTGACCACGCGCCCGGAGCCGGTCTTCGGGACGGCGATGACGATGCTCGACGCGTACGCGATCGAGGCCTGGCCCGATGTGGACGAGGAGTCGCGGGGACTCGCGGTCGAGACGATCGTCCGGCTCACGGTCAGCCACATCGTCCAGCCGGTGGCGTCCCCGGAGGAGTCCGCGCGGCGCATCGCCCGGATCACGGCCCGGACCGCGTACCCCGGCAGGCGCTGA
- a CDS encoding ArsR/SmtB family transcription factor — translation MSERADPADAADPDGPTAGTEAHAGAAAVPRTHERTPGARELAAAAEVFALLSDPTRLHLLWLLTHGEADVSALTEACGAARPAVSQHLAKLRLGGLVQSRKDGRRVVYAMPDGHLKRLVVEAISRADHVVSGEPWHD, via the coding sequence ATGTCCGAGCGCGCAGACCCGGCTGACGCCGCAGATCCCGACGGCCCCACGGCGGGCACCGAAGCGCATGCCGGGGCGGCCGCCGTGCCCCGTACGCACGAGCGGACCCCCGGAGCACGGGAACTCGCCGCGGCGGCCGAGGTGTTCGCCCTCCTCTCCGACCCCACCCGCCTCCACCTGCTGTGGCTGCTCACGCACGGAGAGGCCGACGTCAGCGCCCTGACCGAGGCCTGCGGGGCCGCGCGACCCGCCGTCAGCCAGCACCTGGCCAAACTGCGCCTCGGCGGACTCGTGCAGTCCCGCAAGGACGGGCGCCGCGTCGTGTACGCGATGCCGGACGGGCATCTGAAGCGGCTGGTCGTCGAGGCGATCAGCCGTGCCGACCACGTCGTGAGCGGCGAGCCCTGGCACGACTGA
- a CDS encoding SDR family oxidoreductase → MSPLTGRTAIVTGASRGIGRGIAERLARDGALVAVHYGSSADAARETVEGIERRGGRAFAFRAELEAPDVVDTFYAALDAGLAESGAEPGFDILVNNAGASGSGRIHELTTEVFDRLFAINVKAPLFLIQRGLGRLRDGGRIVNVSSAATRIAFPDSVTYAMTKGAVDTMTLALAKELGPRGITVNAVAPGFVATDMNARRRATPEASAALAAYSVFNRIGTPADIADIVGFLVSDDARWITGQYVDATGGTAL, encoded by the coding sequence ATGTCCCCGCTGACCGGCAGGACCGCGATCGTCACGGGCGCGAGCCGAGGCATCGGAAGAGGCATCGCGGAGCGTCTGGCCAGGGACGGAGCCCTCGTCGCCGTGCACTACGGCAGCAGCGCCGACGCCGCGCGCGAGACGGTGGAGGGCATCGAGAGGCGGGGCGGCCGGGCCTTCGCCTTCCGCGCGGAGCTCGAAGCGCCGGACGTCGTGGACACGTTCTACGCGGCGCTGGACGCCGGTCTCGCCGAGAGCGGCGCGGAGCCCGGGTTCGACATCCTCGTGAACAACGCGGGCGCGAGCGGCTCCGGCCGCATCCACGAACTGACCACCGAGGTCTTCGACCGGCTGTTCGCGATCAACGTGAAGGCCCCGCTGTTCCTGATCCAGCGCGGCCTCGGCCGGCTGCGCGACGGCGGCCGGATCGTCAACGTCTCCTCGGCGGCGACGAGGATCGCCTTCCCGGACTCCGTCACGTACGCGATGACGAAGGGCGCCGTCGACACGATGACGCTCGCCCTCGCCAAGGAGCTGGGGCCCCGCGGGATCACGGTCAACGCCGTGGCGCCCGGCTTCGTCGCGACGGACATGAACGCGCGACGCAGGGCGACCCCGGAGGCGAGCGCCGCCCTCGCCGCCTACTCGGTCTTCAACAGGATCGGGACGCCGGCCGACATCGCGGACATCGTCGGGTTCCTCGTCTCCGACGACGCCCGCTGGATCACCGGCCAGTACGTGGACGCCACGGGAGGAACCGCCCTCTGA
- a CDS encoding MFS transporter: METRNPRRWWILVVLCLSTLVLVVDSMALTVAVPSMTEDIGASAQDIQWILDSYILVFAGLLLTSGSLGDRFGRRKIMIIGLLLFGAASLAATVCTSPGEVIAARITMGVGGALIMPSTLSILITVFDEDERPKAMAAWGSVSMLGLVGSPVLGGVLIDRFSWQSIFFINVPVVALAVVAALTLMPESKGPWQKPDPLGAILSAVGMTALIWWIIEIPQHGAFEGRSLVTLAVAVVSLVGFVIWENVTPEPMVPLVLFKHRNFSGGSLSLTLVQIGNGGLLLVLTQYLQFVLGYSPVKAGLAFVPLAVAALIGNGAGAGLAAKVGNRVLILAGMLVMAGSFALLTTVDAASGFTVPAVALGLLGLGAGLAMPAAVGALMSTIPEEKAGVGSALNDTIQQAGTALGIAILGSLLTSTFSREMPADAPEQAKQSIGGALAAAKGDPAMIESAREAFTTSMSTTFTISAIGVLAAAVLATLVMRDGKKTSADGETAGTPGAADGQDTEGKEKSELAV, from the coding sequence ATGGAAACCCGCAACCCACGCCGCTGGTGGATCCTGGTCGTGCTGTGCCTCAGCACCCTGGTCCTGGTGGTCGACAGCATGGCGCTGACCGTCGCGGTCCCCTCGATGACCGAGGACATCGGCGCGAGCGCCCAGGACATCCAGTGGATCCTGGACTCCTACATCCTGGTCTTCGCGGGGCTCCTCCTCACCTCCGGAAGCCTCGGTGACCGGTTCGGCCGACGGAAGATCATGATCATCGGCCTGCTGCTCTTCGGCGCGGCGTCGCTGGCCGCGACGGTCTGCACCAGCCCCGGCGAGGTCATCGCCGCGCGGATCACGATGGGCGTCGGCGGCGCGCTGATCATGCCCTCGACGCTCTCCATCCTCATCACCGTCTTCGACGAGGACGAGCGGCCCAAGGCGATGGCGGCCTGGGGCTCCGTGTCGATGCTCGGCCTCGTCGGCAGCCCGGTCCTCGGCGGCGTCCTGATCGACCGGTTCTCGTGGCAGTCGATCTTCTTCATCAACGTCCCGGTCGTCGCCCTCGCCGTCGTCGCCGCCCTCACCCTCATGCCGGAGTCGAAGGGCCCCTGGCAGAAGCCGGACCCGCTCGGCGCGATCCTCTCCGCCGTCGGCATGACCGCGCTGATCTGGTGGATCATCGAGATCCCGCAGCACGGCGCCTTCGAGGGCCGCTCGCTCGTCACCCTGGCCGTCGCGGTCGTCTCCCTCGTCGGCTTCGTGATCTGGGAGAACGTCACCCCCGAGCCGATGGTGCCGCTGGTCCTCTTCAAGCACCGCAACTTCAGCGGAGGTTCGCTCTCGCTGACCCTCGTGCAGATCGGCAACGGCGGGCTGCTCCTCGTCCTCACCCAGTACCTGCAGTTCGTCCTCGGCTACTCGCCGGTCAAGGCGGGCCTCGCCTTCGTCCCGCTCGCCGTCGCCGCGCTCATCGGCAACGGCGCCGGCGCCGGACTCGCGGCCAAGGTCGGCAACCGCGTCCTGATCCTCGCGGGCATGCTCGTCATGGCCGGTTCGTTCGCCCTGCTGACCACGGTCGACGCGGCCTCCGGCTTCACCGTCCCGGCCGTCGCCCTGGGCCTGCTCGGACTCGGCGCCGGCCTCGCGATGCCGGCCGCCGTCGGCGCCCTGATGAGCACCATCCCCGAGGAGAAGGCGGGCGTCGGCTCCGCCCTGAACGACACGATCCAGCAGGCCGGCACCGCGCTCGGCATCGCCATCCTCGGCTCGCTCCTCACCAGCACCTTCTCCCGTGAGATGCCGGCCGACGCCCCCGAGCAGGCCAAGCAGTCGATCGGCGGGGCGCTGGCCGCAGCCAAGGGCGACCCCGCGATGATCGAATCGGCCCGCGAGGCCTTCACCACCTCGATGTCCACCACCTTCACCATCAGCGCGATCGGCGTCCTCGCGGCGGCCGTCCTCGCCACCCTGGTCATGCGGGACGGCAAGAAGACCTCCGCCGACGGCGAGACGGCCGGGACTCCCGGGGCGGCGGACGGACAGGACACAGAGGGCAAGGAGAAGTCCGAGCTCGCGGTCTGA
- a CDS encoding TetR/AcrR family transcriptional regulator C-terminal domain-containing protein, producing the protein MAAKANPVPSVWTRQQSAPDQPALSRTAIVREAVVMLDADGIEALSMRKLGARLNAGATSLYRHVATKDELMELAVDEVAGEISVPPAEAARGGAGWRAAATEAAGSFRATALRHPWLSSVLGQAGLAYLGPNLMSYSERLAALFTAAGFPEPSRAIDTLLSYVIGMSTTEAAWLTTVARSGDSEGDFIARLMPAAQQAAADHDHLAEAYADAAVRAPVDPVALRDAKFAYGLDVVLDGLEMRLPR; encoded by the coding sequence ATGGCCGCCAAGGCGAATCCCGTCCCGTCCGTATGGACGCGGCAGCAGTCCGCACCCGATCAGCCCGCGCTCAGCCGCACCGCGATCGTCCGCGAGGCGGTCGTCATGCTGGACGCCGACGGCATCGAGGCGCTCAGCATGCGCAAGCTCGGCGCCCGCCTGAACGCCGGCGCCACCTCGCTCTACCGTCATGTCGCGACAAAGGACGAGCTCATGGAGCTCGCCGTGGACGAGGTCGCCGGCGAGATCTCCGTCCCCCCGGCGGAGGCCGCCCGCGGCGGGGCCGGCTGGCGCGCCGCCGCGACCGAGGCCGCGGGCTCCTTCCGTGCGACGGCTCTGCGCCACCCCTGGCTCTCGTCCGTCCTCGGCCAGGCGGGCCTCGCCTACCTGGGCCCGAACCTGATGTCGTACTCGGAGCGGCTCGCCGCCCTGTTCACGGCGGCCGGCTTCCCGGAGCCGAGCCGGGCGATCGACACCCTCCTGTCGTACGTCATCGGGATGAGCACGACGGAGGCCGCCTGGCTCACCACGGTCGCCCGCTCCGGCGACAGCGAGGGCGACTTCATCGCCCGGCTGATGCCCGCCGCCCAGCAGGCCGCGGCCGACCACGACCACCTCGCCGAGGCGTACGCCGACGCCGCCGTCCGGGCGCCCGTCGACCCCGTCGCCCTCCGCGACGCGAAGTTCGCCTACGGCCTGGACGTCGTCCTCGACGGCCTGGAGATGCGCCTCCCTCGCTAG
- a CDS encoding electron transfer flavoprotein subunit beta/FixA family protein — MTLKIAVCVKYVPDATGDRGFADDLTTDREAVDGLLSELDEYAVEQALRISEESDDAEVTVVTVGPDDAKDALRKALSMGADKAVHVNDEDIHGSDVIATSAILAKALEKTGFDLVVCGMASTDGTMGVLPALLAERLNVPQVTLLSEVSVDGGTVKGRRDGDSATELLEAPLPAVVSVTDQSGEARYPSFKGIMAAKKKPVEELDLDDLDIDADEVGLAGSWTLVDAVAARPARTQGTIVTDEGDGGKQLAAFLATQKFI, encoded by the coding sequence GTGACCCTGAAGATCGCAGTCTGTGTGAAGTACGTCCCCGACGCGACCGGCGACCGCGGTTTCGCCGACGACCTGACGACCGACCGCGAGGCCGTCGACGGCCTGCTCTCGGAGCTGGACGAGTACGCGGTCGAGCAGGCCCTCCGCATCTCGGAGGAGTCCGACGACGCCGAGGTCACCGTCGTGACCGTGGGCCCGGACGACGCCAAGGACGCGCTGCGCAAGGCGCTGTCGATGGGCGCCGACAAGGCCGTCCACGTCAACGACGAGGACATCCACGGCTCCGACGTCATCGCCACCTCCGCGATCCTGGCCAAGGCCCTGGAGAAGACCGGCTTCGACCTGGTCGTCTGCGGCATGGCCTCGACCGACGGCACGATGGGCGTCCTGCCGGCCCTGCTGGCCGAGCGGCTGAACGTGCCGCAGGTGACGCTGCTGTCCGAGGTCTCGGTCGACGGCGGGACGGTGAAGGGCCGCCGCGACGGCGACTCCGCCACCGAGCTCCTGGAGGCCCCGCTGCCGGCCGTCGTGTCGGTCACCGACCAGTCCGGCGAGGCCCGCTACCCCTCCTTCAAGGGGATCATGGCTGCCAAGAAGAAGCCGGTCGAGGAGCTGGACCTGGACGACCTGGACATCGACGCCGACGAGGTGGGCCTCGCCGGGTCCTGGACCCTCGTCGACGCCGTGGCCGCGCGTCCGGCCCGTACGCAGGGCACGATCGTCACGGACGAGGGCGACGGCGGCAAGCAGCTCGCGGCCTTCCTCGCCACCCAGAAGTTCATCTGA